One window from the genome of Crassostrea angulata isolate pt1a10 chromosome 2, ASM2561291v2, whole genome shotgun sequence encodes:
- the LOC128173845 gene encoding uncharacterized protein LOC128173845, with product MAQKYLDMIEQEKARPFRDFEEEWVDLGKQLCLVAFEPGNSPKDDVEEIESPSLKRKLSQAEDSYILNKRRTKLQKLSVMEDEDVILTNLRKEDPSKYEKLEKRIRGDGTSVGFKTTPTIIGYNSQSPENCTSQGFKTTTTTIPVYSSQSHECSTSQGFTVKTVAPTTDYPPQEPECTMTIPAYSPQSPEYSVSQGFTTAATTIKNPPPQSPECSTSQGFTTAATTIKNPHSLH from the exons ATGGCACAGAAGTATTTGGACATGAT CGAACAGGAAAAGGCTAGACCATTTAGAGATTTTGAAGAGGAATGGGTTGATCTAGGAAAACAGCTTTGCCTAGTTGCTTTTGAACCAGG GAATTCTCCCAAAGACGACGTGGAAGAAATTGAGTCCCCATCCCTTAAAAGAAAACTAAGTCAGGCGGAGGACTCTTACATTTTAAACAAgag GAGAACAAAGCTACAAAAACTAAGTGTAATGGAGGATGAAGATGTCATACTGACCAATCTAAG aaAAGAGGACCCATCAAAGTATGAGAAATTAGAAAAGAGAATACGGGGAGATGGAACCTCGGTGGGATTTAAGACCACCCCGACAATTATTGGATACAACTCTCAGTCGCCAGAAAACTGCACGTCTCAGGGATTTAAGACCACCACAACGACAATACCTGTGTATTCGTCTCAATCGCACGAATGCAGTACGTCTCAAGGATTTACGGTTAAGACCGTCGCGCCAACTACCGACTATCCCCCTCAAGAGCCAGAATGTACCATGACAATTCCTGCGTACTCGCCTCAGTCGCCAGAATACAGTGTGTCTCAGGGATTTACAACCGCTGCAACAACTATTAAGAACCCCCCTCCTCAGTCGCCAGAATGCAGTACGTCTCAGGGATTTACAACCGCTGCAACAACTATTAAGAACCCCCACTCTTTGCACTAA
- the LOC128170681 gene encoding glycosyltransferase-like protein gnt13, producing MFHSMTNNNKLHNLGNNNKLHNLGNNNKLHSLDNNNKLHNLGNNNKLHNLDNNKLHNLGNNNKLHNLDNNNKLHSLDNNKKLHNLDNNNKLHSLDNNKKLHSLDNNNKLHSLNNNNKLHSLDNNNKNKLHSLDNNNKYHVLFHSILHRLLELKLQKSS from the coding sequence ATGTTCCACAGCATGACCAACAACAACAAGCTGCACAACCTGGGCAACAACAACAAGCTGCACAACCTGGGCAACAACAACAAGCTGCACAGCCTGGACAACAACAACAAGCTGCACAACCTGGGCAACAACAACAAGCTGCACAACCTGGACAACAACAAGCTGCACAACCTGGGCAACAACAACAAGCTGCACAACCTGGACAACAACAACAAGCTGCACAGCCTGGACAACAACAAGAAGCTGCACAACCTGGACAACAACAACAAGCTACACAGCCTGGACAACAACAAGAAGCTGCACAGCCTGGACAACAACAACAAGCTGCACAGCCTGAACAACAACAACAAGCTGCACAGCCtggacaacaacaacaaaaacaagcTGCACAGCCTGGACAACAACAACAAGTACCACGTACTCTTCCACAGTATTCTCCACCGACTACTAGAGCTAAAACTGCAAAAAAGCAGCTGA
- the LOC128173519 gene encoding ATP-dependent DNA helicase RecQ-like: protein MDFNRITKAKQKIGITYELKPEQITALRAFMESKDIVCLLPTGFGKSIIFQLMPFLSDDPMACVLVISPLNAIMKDQVRKLCENGISACFLDITGRDGSTYTLKPALGTDIEDDDEQGDNDDDTAEDVGNIQTKVSIDDVAAGKYQLIYAHPEAFLSSREGRKILHSKILHDHVCGICIDEAHMIQEWGEDFRKDFARIQELLGIFPRVPVSLFTATASQSTKENLVKNLGLRDPLFISKNPDRPNIKYFKYDRLPSVRQEDDLDKILGDIATGLQEDRRHYPLTFIYTDLESIKYGYRFLEKISKSEPVIRVVLATVALGIGLHAPAVRKVIHFKCPTSIEKYLQETGRAGRDGLPADAILYVNKTDVRTNRPGMQNSMRQYCISTDTCLRFQLLQHLDYKPVEGTKKCKCCNVCEILCCCSDCEL from the exons ATGGATTTCAACCGAATAACAAAGGCTAAACAAAAGATTGGGATCACGTACGAGTTAAAGCCAGAACAAATAACTGCACTTCGTGCTTTTATGGAGTCAAAGGACATTGTGTGTCTTCTTCCAACAGGATTTGGGAAAAGTATCATATTTCAGCTGATGCCCTTTCTTTCTGACGACCCTATGGCGTGTGTCCTTGTAATATCTCCTCTGAACGCCATCATGAAGGACCAGGTCAGAAAACTCTGTGAAAACGGGATTTCAGCCTGTTTTTTAGATATCACAGGGAGAGATGGTTCAACATACACGCTAAAACCTGCACTGGGGACAG ATATTGAGGATGACGATGAGCAAGGTGACAATGATGATGACACTGCTGAAGACGTTGGGAATATACAGACGAAAGTCTCAATAGATGATGTGGCAGCGGGGAAATACCAGCTCATATATGCACATCCTGAGGCTTTCCTTTCTTCAAGAGAAGGAAGGAAAATTTTGCACAGCAAAATTTTGCATGATCATGTGTGTGGCATCTGTATAGATGAGGCCCACATGATACAAGAATG GGGTGAGGACTTTCGGAAGGATTTTGCCCGAATTCAAGAATTGCTGGGCATTTTCCCAAGGGTACCTGTGTCCCTTTTTACAGCCACTGCTTCCCAATCAACTAAAGAGAACTTAGTTAAAAACCTTGGTTTAAGAGATcctttgtttatttctaaaaaccCAGACAGACCAAACATTAAGTATTTTAAGTATGACAGACTCCCGAGTGTAAGACAAGAGGACGATCTGGACAAAATTCTGGGAGACATTGCGACTGGTCTACAAGAGGACAGGAGACATTACCCTCTCACCTTCATCTATACTGATCTGGAATCAATTAAGTATGGATATAGGTTTTTGGAAA AAATCAGCAAATCCGAGCCAGTTATTCGTGTAGTACTTGCCACTGTAGCCCTTGGCATTGGTTTACATGCTCCTGCTGTACGGAAGGTCATACACTTTAAATGTCCCACCAGCATTGAAAAGTACTTACAAGAAACTGGCCGCGCAGGACGAGATGGACTGCCAGCGGATGCTATTTTGTATGTCAATAAGACAGATGTAAGGACCAACAGGCCTGGCATGCAAAACTCAATGCGCCAATACTGCATAAGTACAGATACATGTTTGCGTTTTCAACTACTACAGCATTTGGACTACAAGCCAGTAGAGGGaaccaaaaaatgtaaatgttgtaATGTGTGTGAAATTTTGTGCTGTTGCTCTGATTGTGAACTGTAA
- the LOC128173518 gene encoding uncharacterized protein LOC128173518 isoform X2, with translation MSGAKDLLAGAHTAAERMEIFDPVVEELFHVEQDYLEKLFKRFFSPKTSRQEGSLAFFKCQLRRTNVNGQVKGGFQAHSDFLHTVGEALLIQLCMKKFSMDSLESEPVIPNLDLPENIRNTHVKTRKPLFWKVVQEVVNEIFMEFHNPGCLPPVHLDFEDTSVIIPREQLCKNGYVDLKMSTGEVYRVFNSHETTDDLQNYSIQLLMWYIHFCEFQDGIREGDPFRTNINLKRMIPFFYSHSVRSKYAVECIDYILKTEVMLPKLTAMRVRLGSFVNPHGKKGGNKPADMQQENNILVLKDVIKGLGANKTTKAMERASAAAPVVAETVENYMSNIRCISRSGKHSTKDNLEDVTFLVQILGGIDPFSVIDNRKMNFYNSFRKNPFSSISSEFHSHLFKIVERLKRCQNIDLEYYNQ, from the exons ATGAGTGGGGCTAAAGATCTCCTTGCTGGGGCTCACACTGCAGCTGAAAGAATGGAAATATTTGATCCTGTTGTAGAAGAACTCTTCCATGTCGAACAGGATTATCTTGAG AAATTGTTCAAACGATTCTTTTCACCAAAGACTTCACGACAGGAAGGAAGTTTGGCTTTCTTTAAATGTCAGCTGAGGAGAACCAACGTAAATGGTCAAGTAAAAGGAGGGTTCCAG GCACACAGCGACTTTCTACACACAGTTGGTGAAGCCTTACTTATTCAGCTATGTATGAAGAAATTTTCAATGGACAGCTTAGAGAGTGAGCCTGTCATTCCAAATTTAGACCTGCCAGAAAACATCCGAAACACTCACGTTAAAACAAGAAAACCTCTCTTTTGGAAGGTTGTTCAAGAAGTTGTGAATGAAATATTCATGGAATTTCATAACCCAGGATGTTTGCCTCCTGTGCACTTGGATTTTGAGGATACTTCTGTGATTATTCCCAGAGAACAACTCTGCAAAAATGGCTATGTAGACCTGAAAATGTCAACTGGTGAAGTTTACAGAGTATTTAATTCACATGAAACCACAGATGACTTGCAGAACTACTCCATACAATTACTTATGTGGTATATccatttttgtgaatttcaaGATGGGATACGAGAAGGGGACCCTTTCAGAACCAACATTAACTTAAAAAGAATGATTCCCTTCTTTTACAGTCATTCCGTTCGGTCCAAGTATGCAGTTGAGTGTATAGATTATATCCTCAAAACAGAAGTCATGCTGCCAAAACTCACAGCTATGAGAGTTAGACTTGGTAGTTTCGTTAACCCACATGGAAAGAAGGGGGGAAATAAGCCAGCTGACATGCAACAAGAAAATAACATTCTTGTTCTTAAAGATGTCATAAAAGGTTTAGGTGCAAACAAAACAACCAAAGCTATGGAACGTGCATCTGCAGCAGCCCCTGTTGTAGCAGAAACTGTAGAAAATTATATGAGCAATATTCGGTGCATATCAAGGAGTGGAAAACACAGTACAAAAGACAATTTGGAAGATGTGACATTTCTTGTTCAAATATTAGGTGGAATAGACCCATTTAGTGTCATTGACAACCGtaagatgaatttttacaatagtttcaggaaaaatccaTTCTCATCTATATCTTCAGAATTTCATTCCCATCTATTCAAAATAGTTGAGCGCTTGAAAAGATGTCAGAACATTGACCTTGAATACTACAACCAGTAA
- the LOC128173518 gene encoding uncharacterized protein LOC128173518 isoform X1: protein MANTNSPLEMANTNTPLKTIFRCEGSQSLRTEPHCFICLRSPSGKLRNIVTNVALPDNNPILKDIRKCLNMDSNAQFSIHECKICLTCKRHLENCVEFQNKLNEAIDRKSTSTCSTKRMAFSQTPSSSKKENVSDVSNKENIPARKVNCKKKKKLFLELDTDVQSDVKKSDMCQSDHNYGSFASPVDMAHINSVRAKQELFSKKNHQDQCYSADDIFRNKILLSEVQKLILLETEVVADKLCSLSIQPGPSVLRTLQHPSSLKSEDILHKCLLEFQNCFPFVFRVFQTLASPLHADQQRTNACNSTIAMMYAMAMNRRNKDLCAMQKINTCIALRFHAGNDLLDIFNKTSITLSADSKYTFLDKMGDLNTEGIVRSVQMGIGGKVTVDNIDGMTIARDVRLTGGNKHYHYTASTYYPDRADLTDLEESTTLTPPEEINFDVFYLSAEEESRLKEMYGYMVGRTLVKYFPAMKWMEPCIPSHIPHQYSQQMESKSQIFPLKSFRSVQVCS, encoded by the exons ATGGCCAACACCAACAGCCCTCTCGAGATGGCCAACACCAACACCCCTCTCAAGACAATTTTCAGATGTGAAGGAAGTCAGTCTCTCAGAACGGAACCGCACTGCTTCATATGTCTACGTTCCCCATCAGGGAAATTAAGGAATATAGTAACTAATGTAGCTCTCCCAGATAATAACCCAATTTTGAAAGacataagaaaatgtttaaacatggATTCCAATGCACAGTTCTCAATTCATGAGTGTAAGATATGCTTGACATGTAAGAGACATTTAGAAAATTGTGTAGAATTTCAGAATAAATTGAATGAAGCTATTGATAGAAAATCAACCTCAACATGTTCAACAAAACGAATGGCGTTTTCTCAGACTCCTAGTTCTTCGAAAAAAGAGAATGTCAGTGATGTCAGCAATAAAGAGAATATACCTGCCAGGAAAGTCAACtgtaagaagaaaaagaaactttttttagaACTGGATACTGATGTACAAAGTGATGTAAAGAAATCTGACATGTGTCAATCAGATCATAACTATGGAAGTTTTGCATCACCAGTTGATATGGCACATATAAACTCAGTAAGAGCGAAACAAGAACTCTTTTCCAAGAAAAACCACCAGGATCAGTGTTATTCCGCAGATGATATTTTCAGGAATAAAATATTACTGTCTGAAGTTCAAAAACTGATTTTGCTAGAGACTGAAGTCGTTGCGGACAAGTTATGCTCTCTCAGCATTCAACCTGGTCCATCAGTCCTGAGAACATTACAACATCCATCTTCCTTAAAATCAGAGGATATTTTGCATAAATGTCTGCTTGAATTTCAAAACTGTTTTCCATTTGTTTTTAGAGTTTTTCAGACATTAGCATCTCCATTACATGCTGATCAACAGAGAACTAATGCTTGTAATTCCACAATTGCTATGATGTATGCTATGGCCATGAATAGGAGAAATAAAGATTTGTGTGCCATGCAGAAGATAAACACTTGCATTGCCCTTAGATTTCACGCAGGCAATGACCTCTTAGATATATTCAACAAGACTAGTATAACTCTTTCTGCAGAcagtaaatatacatttttggaCAAAATGGGAGATTTAAACACTGAAGGCATTGTGCGAAGTGTTCAGATGGGAATAGGAGGGAAAGTCACAGTTGATAATATTGATGGAATGACCATAGCAAGAGATGTTAGACTTACTGGAGGTAATAAACATTATCATTACACTGCATCTACCTATTACCCTGATCGTGCAGATTTGACAGATCTTGAAGAAAGCACCACACTAACACCTCCAgaggaaattaattttgatgtgTTCTATCTCAGTGCAGAAGAGGAGAGCAGGTTAAAAGAAATGTATGGTTATATG GTGGGTCGAACCTTAGTTAAATATTTCCCAGCTATGAAATGGATGGAACCATGTATCCCTTCACACATTCCTCATCAGTATAGTCAGCAGATGGAAAGCAAGTCACAGATATTTCCCCTTAAG TCATTCCGTTCGGTCCAAGTATGCAGTTGA